In the genome of Neovison vison isolate M4711 chromosome 4, ASM_NN_V1, whole genome shotgun sequence, the window CTGATTATCAATCATAGGAGACGCTTCACTGAACACAAAGCCACAGGCTGATACCATCTCTACTAACATGGGCCATTTTTTATTTACTAGGATATAACTCCTATCAAGTCCAATTGAATTAGTTTTGCCGAAAAGATCAATggctgtttaaaaatatttgaataaaacgCAGGTATCTTatgcatagttaaaaaaaaaaaagtcttttttttcccaatttatttattttcagaaaaacagtattcattattttttcaccacacccagtgctccatgcaagctgtgccctctataatacccaccacctggtaccccaacctcccaccacccccccccaaaaaaaaagtcttaaactAAGACTTACTGCTAAATCAGGAACTCCATGCTAATAGCAAACACGAAAGTGGCTCCCAGGTCACAAATCCAGACTCAAATAAGCATTACTTCCATGACCCTAAACAAATTACGTAGACCACCTACCTGAGTTCCATAGGCTTGCAAGGAAAACTCTATTACCTCTGACTCCAATTCAACAATTCTGGGTTTGAAAGATCAGGAAAGTATGTTCAAAGAGTTCTCTAGCCACAGATGATTTCTGCAGGCCAGTTTTATCCTAATGCCTCACATTTCTTTCAGGCAGGGATACAAACCAGTCATAATACTTGGTAACTTAAATTTTCAAGCAGGGTTACTGTTCTAGTGAAACTATCGAACTTTCCAACTGGCCACCAATAAAGCATCagttaaataaaactaaaattttttttttcaggaaaatgcTAAGGAAAATACTAAGGCAAGGCTAAAATTTACCACTCTGATTAACATCTTTCTACATTAAAGGTCATAAGATTTTAACTTTTACTATGAAAATGAGACGCTGAAAGTGATGGAAATTAGCAGTTAGTGATAAAAAACACCAAGAAGGGCAACTGATTACTCCTTTACGTAGAAAATGATAGCAAATATAAAACTTGTATTTGCCTATATGGTAAAACTTTATTTGTATAGATTAAATAGAGAAGAAATACTTATTATTGAGAACAAAGGATATACTAGACAATGtgctaaatatataatatgttttatCCCAAGGTCCTCATAATTACTTTATTAAGTAGTTGTAGTAGAGTTATATTTGTAAGCAAGATATCCCAATACTTTCCGAAATTGCTAAATTTTCAAATATGGAAATTTGTATGCAGGcttctggtttttaaaatcacattcatGTTTAATTCAATTGTTTCCAGTGCATATCTTTACATCCTGCATTTCAATTTGCCCTCAAGTTTGATTTTCTTTGAGTTGTTTTGCAAAGATTACAGCATTTACTAAAACAGTTTCAGGAATCACTTTCTCTAGTTTCTGCAGATGGAACTTATGGCAGAATCAGTCATACCTTGGATCTGAACCAGTATAGAATTTGACATTCTACTCTTAAATATATGCAAACCTTCTCTCTCTGCTAAGAAACATGAGTTTATTAGATatcctctcatttctttttttccattatcaTCACCAGCAATTGACTTTCTTTTCaagcttatttttatataaagaaataggGATTTCTAAAGAAATAGAGATTTCTATAGCTTCAAGATAAAATCAGCAGATTTGATTATGCTCAGTCATTTGCTAAGGAATTCACTTCTCTGAAGCATGTGGTTTGCTTCACACCATGGGTCTTGGAAGTTGCTCTCAAATATAAAGACATGGGAGTGCTGGACCTGTGAATAACAGGAGTGAATTTTATTATAACCTACatttacagaggagaaagctgAAGCTCACTAAAGCTAAGTTACTACCCTGCCACACATCTAGCTAATGAGAGAGCCTTTCCACCGAGGTCTGAAAATGTCCaagcctgttttctttcttctacaacaCATTATCTCCCAGCCAGTCTGACATACTGAATGGTCGGAGTTGTTGgaactattttaataaaaaactaattttactACAATCACGATTAgaacaaaaaatttaaagtctGACTCCTGGCTCGATTTGGCAACTAACCAGATGTCAGATTTTATAGAGTCATCTTAACCTTTCTGGTATTCAATTTCTTCGCTATAGAAATGAACAACTTATCAGGTTTTAATGAGCTCCAAGGTCCTGTAGTCTATAAAAGCATTGCTAAATAGATTCGCTGCCAGGAAAAGCCGCATGTGTAATTGCATACAACTATATGCTGCAATGTAATTAAAaattgttgttgtgttgtttttcatttaatttggtCAAATGCCCCTCATGCAGTTGGATTGCAATATTAATGTGCTTACTAAGCACTTGTGTTGTAAACATCTTGAGAATGAACTTCAGTTTATTCTATACCTACATCATCTTGATTTTAATTTGATAGGTCTATACTTAAGCTGTTACACTGTAATATTTGAACAATGCATCCTGAATATAAGTGGGCTCCACAGCAGAACTGGGTATATCCCATTATCGTTCTCTTTCTCGTCACATAGCTAGGGAATGGGGCTTCAGATTCATGCAATTTCCTTACCCATCTCTTGATACCCATCTAAATTATTGTATTCTGGACCAATGTTTTTCAATCCAGGCTGGACATAATAACCACAATAAATAGGGAACTGAAATATAGAGGATGCATTGATGTAGAGAGGCTACCTAACTTGCCAAAGTTATAGAGCTGAGAACAAAGCATTTGAGATCTGGCTCTGAGATCAGCTCTTTACCACTGCACTCTCCTGCCTCAACCAAGAAGCTTTTAGAAAACACATTACTGGGCACCACCTGGTACATACTGAATCACAATTCCAGGaacatgtctgtgtgtgtttgcatgtgtgttcaATGCTCCCAAGTTGCTCTAATGGGTCTGTTTTCATGCATGGAAATCACTAACCTAGACTACccccaaaggggggaaaaaaaaaattccatttgcaaATGGAAGAAATCAGTGTCTGAGTATTTGGTCTGATGAGAGCGGCCCGTCACGCAATAGCTTTGCTTAACTCAGAGATGCACTTCACATGGCTGCAAGGGCCCATAATTGTGTAAGCatcatttgctttcctttctgtttacCCTAAGAAAAAGccaggatttttttcttgtgactcTAGTTCCAAATGTGGGAAAACTGAAATGTCCTCAGGAAGTAAGACTAGTCCAACACGAGCTGACAGCATAATGCCATGAAAAGAACTAAGGCTTTGCAGGCACAGCCAACAGACGCTAAAATCCTAGCTTTGCCATTTTTGAAAGCAGATGAATTCAGGCGAATTATTTCAATCTCCCTGTACCTTAGCTTGCTTATTTATAAATAGAGAGTACAAGTATTGGAGCCACTTCCCTTCCACAAGACTGTAGGAGGCAGGATGGTATAAGAGTGAAGAGTGGATTTAAATTTCAACTCTGCCACCTACTTCTCTGACACGAAGCTCTTCACCTGTGAAATGCGGGTTCCAAGACTGTCAACCATAGAGCCGTGAagagtaaatgagataatgcgTGTATTATTACCATAATATTGGGATTGCTGCAATGATTAAATCAAATCTTTGTAATAAAACTAATCCagtaaaggatttttaaatattactttctcatttttaaatctcACCTCGAGGTagaacatcagaagaaagcatcTACCCTGGATATGTCAGAAACCCACATGCCATCAGAgattaaaaaagcaagaaagaagagtAGTTTGAAGGCATATTTCAGAACTGTATAATGGTCCTAAAAATAGTGTCAAATTTCCCttgatttggtatttttaaaatgtctaggTGGAAAACAttatgaggtttttttaaaaaattaaaaataaaatgattacgtgatccagcaatttcatttctgggtatatatctgaaggatATGAAATCATTATCTTGGAGAGATACTTAtgcccccatgttcattgcaggaGTATTTATattagccaagacatggaaacaacctaagcatCCATTGATGGATAAATACATAGAGAAAGGTGgtgaatatatcatatataataaaatactattcaACCTTTAGAAAGAAGGGGATCCTGCTATTtaacaacaacatggatgaaacctgatattaagtgaaataagtcacagaaagacagacaaatactATACGATCTTGCTTGTATATGGCATTTGGGAAAAAACAatactcatagaaacagagtggATTGTTGGTTgctagaggcagaggaaggaacgGGTGGGGGCGGTCAAAGGTACAACAcccagttataagatgagtaagttctgaggATGAAATGTACAGAAAGGTGACtaagttaacaatattgtatactatttgaaagttgctaagggactagatcttaaaagttctcaacacGCACTGTTGGGGCTAACGTAGAGCATGAAATCATCCATAACACCTGGTTTGCTAACACGGAGGCCACTGGGGGCGATGGAGGGtttcagagaagggcagagaCCTTTGGAATGCGAGGCCTGTGTGACCACTCTGCGTAGGAATGCTGTGGGGAGTTGCCTTCCCCGAAGCTTTCCTAGCCCAAACAGCTGCCCTGTGATCTAAGATACATGTATGGATTGTCCCCTAGGCTACGTTTTGCAGAACTCATAGAACACACAGATCAGCATATCCTATCTTTCCTGTAAACAGATCCTCCTAGTTCCATTAAGACATCTTATCACCCATTAGTGCTTGAGAAACAGAGTGATAAAGATTTATGATTATCCTGAAGCAAGAATAAGGTGAGAGCAAAAAGCAAAGGGTCTTTGCCTCTGAGCATTGacccccttgccttctcctctctttcacagcaaagtttggCATAATCTTTCTTCCATTGGTACAGGGACTGCTGGCCATTCCAGgcaacaaacacacaaaactatATGAGCGATGTGTTACCTAATCTTACTGTGATCATcacttcaaaatatatacatatatcaaatcttCATGGTGTACACCTTACACTTGCACAATTACATCACAATAAATgtagagaaaccaaaaaaagatcCAAGATGAGCATTTTAAGGATTAACCTCTGCTCACTATCATAGGCCCCTACCAGAACCACACATGCCACTACTTAAAAGATCACCCTCCCAACTACCTCCCACTGTTGTCCCACTGCCAACTTGTCATTATCAAACATGCCAAACATATTTTGATCCTCAGTTTCTACACTCTTCTTAATCTTTCTTCTGCCTAGAACATAACCCACAAACCACATCTTCACTCAGCAGAATCCACCTTACTCCTATAAGACTTGACCAAAAGCTATTTGTCCTTTCCCCAAGTTTCCCAGTTAGAATGCATCATTCCCTCCACTGGGCTCCTTTAAAACAATTATCTGCATATACTTCCATTACTAATCCTAGTCACAGACTTATTCTGATAGATCTCGATAATTGGCAATTTATAGTAGTTGGCTTTCCACTAGATTTCAAGTTTCCTGTTGGAGGGGAATTTATCTtatgtatcttcatttttttcccacagagGCTGAACTGTTCTCTTGCGTATCAATGGATATTCGGcacaaattttttgaaataatacaCATGCACTGAAGACTCCCATGGCCATGGGTGGAGCCCCAAACAAAACCCATCTCAGTCAAGTGGTACCTGCCATGATGTCCTTAACTCAGTGTATGGCATTCACTAACTGAAAATATGCTctgaaaaataaagcataaaatcaTTAATATCTGAAAAATAGACTAGTACAAAACTTAGTCTAGGTCATATGTAGGAAAATTTCAGTGAACGGATGCAATTAATTAGCAGTTTAAAAAGTCATtctccctgggcacctgggtggctcagtgggtgaagcctctgccttcggctcaggtcatgatcccagggtcctgggatcgagccccacatcgggctctctgctcagcagagcctgcttcctcctctctttctgcctgcctctctgcctacttatgatctctgtgtgtcaagtatgtaaataaaatcttaaaaaaaaagtcattctcccacataaagattttataatttaatatattataatgcAGCTCCAATAAAATGTCTACCATTCTCACTTTTAAAGATTTGAAGACGTGGAGGGTAATGTCCCAGGAACACAGACTGATTTTCAGTGCATGTGCTATGAAAATTAACCACTTTTCATTTATACCTTACACTGACCCTTCTGACAAGTTTTTAAAActataccaacttatatttcaatcATAATCTTAtagaaaaaggaaggggaggggagggaagggacctggaatgaaaatgaagaggaaatcCAACCACGGCTAAACGTAACATTTTCTCTATCTTCGTGTTCCTTGAAGAAATTATACCAACAAGAcatactgaaatttttaaatgaaataatgtttgaGTTGCTCACATCTTACCATGAAGAAGGAAGTACAGCCAGATTATACTAGGTTACACTAGTTGTCAGTATAGTACTCACTGCTACATACTtgcagtaaaaaataaattaattagtatgatataatatataaaatatattaaaatatatatgatatatcacataatataaatgatataaaatataatatatgagACATGATATTGAATGtgatacatatcatatataaatatatgcagttatatatgtaactttttatataaacatatagataTAACTGGTTTCACTGAAAGAATAACCTTGATGAAGCAGTAAaacttattgatttttaaaatcttgactgGAGTAAAAATCTTTGTAGTATCCTGTGTAATGAAATGTAAAGTACACATGAAGCACTTACATTACAGACTGAAGGATGATGTTTGACTCAGGGAGAGATGAGGGGGTGTATGTATGGGGGCAGGTATGCAATCCTTTCTCTTGTGACCTGAACTAGCCACCTTTTAAATCATACATGATTTTTTACTTGGAAAAACTGACAGATAAACCACAGGTAGTGGACTTGGATATCTGGAAGTTTCttctcaaaaatgaacaaagtaaacCTGTTAGCTCAAGAAAAATGGGGGGAAATTTTAACGGATGATAAATCTTCAGCTTTCAAGTAAAAATTAGCACTTTGGAAAAATCTGCATCCTCTACAAATTTAATCGTTTTTTTCTGATCAGACCTTCCTGATTATATTGGTGgtgatattaataaatataacgttttattattatataataaaatgttttaacatttaaaacaGATATATGACTCAATGAACCAATGTGATccaaaaatttcaaaatcttccaaagttaaaatattctttcaaagCACAAAAGAGACCAACTAGATTTTAAATTTACTGATACAACCTCGGATTCTAGACTAGAATCAACCTTTATGAAACATTATTTGTCAAATTGTGATAGAGTATCAATGATAATTGAAAAAGATATTAACATACTCTTCCCTTTCACTACATATCTATGTGAGACCAGATTTTTCCCCCAATATTCTTCACTTAGAACTTCAAATTGCAACAGATTGAATGCAATAGAAATAAGAAGGCAAGCTATGTTCTATTAATCCACACATGAAAGAGATTTGTAAAAGTGTCAACAATACTACTCTTctcataaatttttttcttctgttaaaataattattttcattaaaatgttaactATATTGAGATGTAATTGGTTTATTACCTATGTCAAGATGTAATTGGCTTATTATTGTTACTTTTCAgtgaactaataaataaatacattaaattttatcACTTTAATTTCTGATGTGGATAATCAACACATATAATACAAACAAAGGCTTTTTTGGAGTTCTTAATAGTTCTAAGTGTAAAAGGTTCTGGAaccaaaatgtttgaaaacatcTGATTTAGAAAATACATGTTAGGAATCTAcataatttgacagaaagaagaCAAACTCTCTAGTGatgctttttattcatttgagtttGGAGTCTTGTTCTACAGATTCAAAGATCTATACGTCATCTATTCAACAACTCTTTCTCAGTTCCTGCTATGGGCCAGGTGTAATAGGAAAAACCAAAAACGTTAAGTCAAGGATCTTGTCATCAGAACACTCAGTTTCCACTGCTATCACTTACATCTTCTGAAAATTCTCGTAGTGATTTGCACACACTCATTTCCCTAAAGAAAGCTAAGAGAGCATTGCTTCTTAAAATGACAAAGAGGCCCTTACCATAAAATGCTACAATCAGAGTTTTAATGTGGTTATTTAAAATAGATGAGgggcatatattttttaactcaCCATGGAAAAACCTCAAAGTAAAATCTAGAAGATTTGAGtcgtttttttaaaatatcacacttCCGGTgaatcaaaaaaaataaaaactaacctTCAAGGTATGACCATACCCACAGAAATAGTTCCATGTTTTAACAAAGCATTCCTATtacaaaaattatattaataaatcatAAGAGCTATTAAATGTTACCTAAGATCATAAATTTTTCAGAATGGAAGGCTATAGATTTATTAAAAGCAAGGAAATTTGCTCAATGTTGCATGGAATAGAGAATGAAATTTTCCAATTTAGATATTATTACTGTTTTACTGGGACATCATAACTACTGCCCTAAAcgttaaaaattttataattagtaATAGAAAGATATATTAACATTTTTGGCATCTAAAATTACTcaataaaacatgaaatatattGATAAGCAGTTTTCACATAAGGTAGAGGTAATctaaattgtttctatttttcagttttacacTTCTATACACTTTGTAAtgacagaatataaaagaaatagagaacacatatttattcatactattttgtttttcttattaagtTTTAACACCCATATTTTATCTCCTAAATGAAATATGAGTTTTCATGGGGCACTACGTTAGTCAAATTATATCTTTGGCACCCCTAACATCTTATTCACTGTTCTTCACACAGCATACATTAAGCATGATAACATGTCAAATCACCCTTCAATTTACCTTAAAATGCTTAGTTACAAAGGGATAGTCATATGTATTGATTTACTTTTTCCAAGACAGATGACTTGTCTATAACATGCTGTTATTGTTTTCACTCTTTATAACTCCATCTGCAGGAATATTTTGTTGGGCAAACAAAACAcgtacatttgaattttttttttttttaacaagctttagttcactttatttttcttgtataaaaCTATGTGATAGCCACAGCTGGAGCCTGGGTCCTCTACACAGAGACTCTGGTGTGGGTCTTCACAAGATGGTCCGTGAACTCCTGATAGGGAGACTTGGTGAACACAGTCTCCTTCCAGAGATCAGGGGTGAGATAGCTGTAGGTCTTGGAGATGGCATCCAAAGTAGCCTTGGCAAAGTTCCCCAGGGTGGCAGTGCAGCCCCTGGCTGAGGTGTAGCAGTCGTCAATACCGGCCATCATCAGCAGTTTCTTGGGCACAGGGGCCGAGACAATGCCAGTACCTCTGGGGGCGGGGATGAGACGCACCAGCACAGAGCCACAGCGGCCAGTCACCTTGCACGGGACAGTGTGGGGCTTGCCGATCTTATTCCCCCAGTAGCCTCGCCGCACAGGGACGATGGAAAGCTTCGCCAGAATGATGGCTCCGCGGATGGCAGTGGCTACCTCCTTGGAGCACTTGACACCCAAACCGACGTGTCCATTGTAATCTCCGATGGCGACGAATGCCTTGAACCTGGTCCGCTGGCCGGCGCGTGTCTGCTTCTGCACAGGCATGATCTTCAAGACCTCGTCCTTGAGGGAGGCTCCCAGGAAGAAGTCGATGATCTCAGACTCCTTGATGGGCAGGGAGAAGAGATAGATCTCCTCCAGGGACTTGATCTTCATGTCCTTGACCAGGCAGCCCAGCTTGGTGACGGGGATCCACTCCTTGTACTCgtacatttgaattttaaagcGTTGAAAGGCATACATTCCTAGCTACTAGCCCCATCTTCTTTGGTGGTCGTATCTCCctctagttttatatatttatatcacctGTATGGCTCATACCCTCTAAAAAGACCAAATCCTTTGGCTTGtacaaaaattttataattaagacCAAATAATCCATTTGATGATAAATTACTAGAATTATAACCTAATAACACGCAAGAAACTACAATGGGTCTCTTTTATCTATAATAGCAGGTCTAAATTATCCTACCTGATTTTCACTAATATCCATATTCTCATCCAGCATATTAGTAAACCTTATTTCTCATTACTTAaccaacaaaaatatttacagtatTAATGTCCAGTTTTTATGCTTATATTTCTTATGATGGTAATTGAAGACTTACAAAGTTTTCCTAGTTTCTCCAATTGTGGAAATACTACTTGTATTTAAGTTTTGTTtcaagtgaaaaagagaaagaaagaaaaaagaaagaaagaaagaaaaagaaaagaaaagagaaatacaaatacaactGAAGAATTGTGaacttttcctaatttctctccttctcctccttgttTCCCAGAGATAACTGCTATCCTAGGTACTTATCATTTCTATGTATGCtgttattcattatatatatatatatatatgtatctataaaaatatatccTATGCATTaatgtttatataatattattatagctTATAATATTTTGTTGTAATATGTTACACTATACAGAAGCTATTTATAAACTGAAATTTTCTAGATGTATTCAGGTAGGTATTTCATACTAACTGGTAAAAGATGGAATTCTTTCAaactaagataaataaaaaacaaggatGCTAGCTTTTGCTACCATTATTCAACATCGTACTGGAGGTCCTAGCCAGTATtacaaagcagaaggaaaaattgaacacatatatacacacaaagggAAGAAGTAATACTATCTTTATTTGTAGACAATATGATTTTTTATGTAGAAAAGCCTAAGAAACCTACagaaaatagctaaaatatgAGTTAATAATGGTTGCTTCATAGAAAATTTACTACGTGATTTCAAAACCtaatataaagctataataatcaagacaCTGTGATATTAGCATAAACATAAACATAGGAATCTACAGAACAAGATAGCAAGTCTAAAAATAGACTCATACATATGTGTTCAAATGATTCTCActaaaagaatattcaatgggaaaTGGGTAGTCTGTTCAAAAAATGATGGAGAAATAATAGgatgaacatatttttttaaatgagcctcAAACCTTACTTTATACCATATTCAAAATGACCTTCCTATTGACCATAGACTTAAATGAAAGAGGTAAAACTCTACAACCTTCAGGAGAAAACTCTGGTAATCTTGAGATAGACATCAATTTCTTAGCTAGGACTAAAAATAgtatgatttataaaataaaaagttggtaAGTTAGCCTTCACTAAAGCTAAAAATGTCAAAAGacactataaaaatgaaaagagaaaatatttatattattatatataatatataaaaatgtaagactTTTTTCTAGAATAATAAACTTTTACAACTCAGTAATAAGAAAtcaactcagtttttaaaatgagtaaaagatTAGAAGAaacaatcaaagaagaaatggaaatggtAAATCAGCATACGGAAAAATACGATTAAGTAAGTAGAGGAACGCAGACATGCAGAGTAGATTCACAATGAGAAATCATTATACACCCACTAGTAgggctaaaattaaaatgacagacAATATCAAGTATTGGAGAGGGGTGAAGCGACTGCAACTGCCATATACAGCTGTTAGGAATactatatacattatatgtactatatatattatatatatatactatataaaatactACAAATACTGCTGTTAGGAATACAGAATGGTGCACTCACTTTAGAAAAGTTTGACGGTTATGAAGTCAAACATATTCTTCCCATACAGTCCAGATATTCCACTCCCAAGTATGTGTCCAGGAGAATCAAAAACATATGTTCTCACAAAGAGTTGTACTTGCATGTTTGTAGAAGCTTTATTCATGTAGAAGCTATACTCAGCTGAAAATAATCCAAATTCTGAAAATAATCCAAattccatcaactgataaatggaaaaacaaattgtggtatattcatgaaaaaaaaagaaaaaggcaatgaACTACAGGCACAACAACGTGGATAAATTTCAAAGCTTTATGCTAAGTagaagaagccagatacaaactTGCAAAATGCATAATACCCTTCCTATTAATTTttgggaaaaagcaaaaatataccaacagaaagcagattagggAAAGGGATTGTGAGGAGAGGACTGACTGAAGGAGGCGGGAAGGAACACTtggagtaatgaaaatgttctataccATGATTGTGGGGGTGGTTATACAACTGtatatatttgtaaaagaaaaacatcaaattaCACACTTAAAACTAATTGTCTTCattgtatgtgtattttacttCAATGAAGCTTACTAGGTAAAAATTACTGGGCTAGAAGGAACCTTAATGCCCATTTCTCAACCTCAAGGAAGTCATGGACATTAATATCCAAGACTCATATATGATTATAATGAGTTTTCAAAAGATTTTCCTTgacttcatatttattttattcattagcttccaactcttggaaataatttttttttatttctatttcttcactttttcatGTAATGTCTACCCCcagtgggcttgaactcacatccctaagatcaagagtcgcatgctttaccgactgagctaAGCCAGATGCTCCAGAAGCAAccttttttggttttcattttatctcaCTTCACCTGCCTAACCACAGAAAACTAATTTGACTCCATGATTCCCAGGTTTGGTTCCTCTGCTAAAcacatgttgttgttgttgttgttgtttttcactaACCAGTTTTGCTCTGCTTGTACAACGGCAGTTCTCACTAGAGGTGGTTACCATAGTAATTACTGTAATCACCACAGTCATTATGGCTGTACCTCCAGGCTAAGTTTCCAGGACTTGAGTTCTGGTCCCACCATTTGACTAGGTAAAGTGaatctgtgcttcagtttcctcatctgcagaaacAGGGGTAAAAATTGTTCCCATTTCATCAGATtattctgagaattaaatgagatagtacaCAAATGGAACTTAAAAATATACCTGGCACATCATAAGGACTCAAGAAATGTTAACATTTCTATTAGCCTcccatttttccattggaaattccGGAATTAATAATAACAGTGCTATGCAATAAAGTAccaaattcagattttaaatccAGGAATTATACCCAACTATAACTTCAAAAGTCAACAGAAAAGTCATCCTCTACTTCTCAGTGTTTTAGGGCTTATGTTTTGCTGTTATTATTGTattcttaatttcctggttcatgttacaatggaaagaaatgaattaaaCATTATGTTAACTGGATATTTCTTATGTCTCTTACATATAAGTATGTTTGCattatgcatatgtgtatgtaatTTATCTTAACCTAATTTTTAATTTGGTATTCTTTAAAAGA includes:
- the LOC122905038 gene encoding 40S ribosomal protein S2-like yields the protein MKIKSLEEIYLFSLPIKESEIIDFFLGASLKDEVLKIMPVQKQTRAGQRTRFKAFVAIGDYNGHVGLGVKCSKEVATAIRGAIILAKLSIVPVRRGYWGNKIGKPHTVPCKVTGRCGSVLVRLIPAPRGTGIVSAPVPKKLLMMAGIDDCYTSARGCTATLGNFAKATLDAISKTYSYLTPDLWKETVFTKSPYQEFTDHLVKTHTRVSV